From a region of the Vanrija pseudolonga chromosome 2, complete sequence genome:
- the GLX_0 gene encoding Aldehyde oxidase GLOX codes for MLTTKLLWSLLAAMAVVADPAPGTFELIADQGISQLIMFLGSQNKLYTMDRSNNNPLKVNGKAIWAAEFDLGNRQTRPMTLAKNPFCAGGSSLGDGRFLVVGGQSPETGSAEGRKAIRLLDPRIGTPYWDESSPPLTTNRWYVTVETLTDGSAIIIGGSTALVYVNSWAYDNPTYEFYPSRGAPKKMQLLADTTTLNLYALTWLLPSGKLFIQSGNTASLFDPNAGVETRGFSNVPFSVRVYPGSGASASLPQTPDNNWDLRVFICGGTNSNWSLGQAVTKLKSDNSCISISPDKGEKSWTTEDSMDQGRVMGEFVSLPDGRLFLVNGALSGTAGYSFSGWPVGESLADPPAFEAKYYDPSKPQGQRWSSAGSSTIPRMYHSSATLLPDGSVAIAGSNPNGSYQSKANRKYFSDSRIEYFYPDYFGKPRPKPTGLPTQLKYGGNWFNVALTAADLNGAQPQSVKAVVIRGGFATHGIHMGQRHVQLKTSYTATPDGALTLHVSQIPPNPAIIAPGPALLFIVVNGVPSQGQYITVGDGVIGTQSIAPVQDLPVAGSGSVVPIANGTLPTTPIPPPVTNASNPVPSNVASASIGSVIAPVSSASPVLSSPPASVPPAVSSVPPVVSSVVPPPSSAAPPPVSTTPKPQTTTAAPPPPPPTTTSKAPAPTTTTKAPVPPPPTTTKAAPWSPPPWVWPTAWIPGANGFGAAGYKRAMNAGQ; via the exons ATGCTGACGACCAAGCTCCTCTGgtcgctcctcgcggccatggcggtcgtggccgaccccgccccgGGCACGTTTGAGCTCATTGCCGACCAGGGCATCTCTCAGCTCATCATGTTCCTCGGCTCTCAGAACAAGCTCTACACCATGGACAGGAGTAACAACAACCCGCTCAAGGTGAACGGCAAGGCCATCTGGGCCGCCGAGTTTGACCTCGGTAACCGCCAAACCCGCCCCATGACACTCGCCAAGAACCCTTTCTGTGCCGGAGGCTCGTCGCTCGGAGACGGACGCTTCCTTGTTGTCGGCGGCCAGAGCCCCGAGACTGGTTCAGCAGAGGGCCGCAAGGCCATCCGTCTGCTTGACCCCCGTATCGGCACACCATACTGGGACGAGTCGAGCCCGCCCCTCACAACCAACAGATGGTACGTGACCGTCGAGACCCTCACCGACGGCTCGGCGATCATCATCGGAGGTTCTACTGCGCTGGTTTACGTCAACTCGTGGGCGTACGACAACCCGACGTACGAG TTCTACccgtcgcgcggcgctcctAAGAAGATGCAGCTTCTcgccgacacgacgacactCAACCTGTACGCGCTCACCTGGCTCCTGCCCAGCGGCAAGCTCTTCATCCAGTCTGGCAACACGGCATCCCTGTTCGACCCCAACGCGGGAGTTGAGACGCGCGGATTCAGCAACGTGCCATTCTCGGTCCGCGTGTACCCCGGCTCGGGTGCATCGGCCTCTCTTCCTCAGACCCCAGACAACAACTGGGATCTGAGGGTCTTCATCTGTGGCGGGACGAACTCGAACTGGAGCTTGGGGCAGGCTGTCACCAAGCTCAAGTCTGACAACTCGTGTATCTCCATCTCGCCCGACAAGGGTGAGAAGTCGTGGACGACCGAGGACTCGATGGACCAAGGACGCGTTATGGGAGAG TTTGTCAGTCTCCCCGACGGACGTctcttcctcgtcaacggcgcCCTCTCGGGCACCGCCGGCTACTCTTTTAGTGGGTGGCCGGTCGGTgagtcgctcgccgacccTCCCGCCTTCGAGGCCAAGTACTATGACCCTTCCAAGCCCCAGGGCCAGAGGTGGTCttcggccggctcgtcgaccaTCCCCCGCATGTACCACTCTAGCGCCACGCTCCTCCCCGACGGCAGTGTCGCTATCGCTGGCTCCAACCCCAACGGATCGTACCAGTCCAAGGCGAACCGCAAGTACTTCTCCGACAGCCGCATCGAGTACTTCTACCCCGACTACTTTGGCAAGCCGCGCCCCAAGCCGACTGGCCTCCCCACGCAGCTCAAGTACGGCGGCAACTGGTTCAACGTCGCCCTCACTGCTGCCGACCTCAACGGCGCCCAGCCCCAGTCGGTCAAGGCCGTTGTTATCCGTGGTGGTTTCGCCACGCACGGCATTCACATGGGTCAGCGCCACGTTCAGCTCAAGACTAGCTACACTGCCACTCCCGACGGCGCCCTCACCCTTCACGTCTCGCAGATCCCCCCCAACCCTGCCATCATCGCCCCCGGCCCAGCTCTTCTCTTCATTGTGGTCAACGGCGTGCCTTCGCAGGGCCAGTACATTACTGTTGGCGACGGTGTGATCGGCACGCAGAGCATCGCTCCTGTTCAGGACCTCCCCGTCGCTGGATCAGGATCTGTCGTGCCCATCGCTAACGGTACCCTCCCCACGACTCCCATTCCCCCGCCCGTGACCAACGCTAGCAACCCCGTGCCCAGCAATGTCGCCTCGGCTTCGATTGGTAGCGTCATTGCCCCCGTTTCCTCGGCTTCTCCTGTCCTGTCGAGCCCCCCGGCGTCCGTTCCTCCTGCAGTGTCGAGCGTGCCTCCCGTGGTGTCGAGCGTGGTGCCTCccccgtcgagcgcggctcCGCCCCCTGTTTCCACGACCCCCAAGCCCCAGACCACGActgccgcccctccccctccccctcctaCGACTACCTCGAAGGCGCCTGCACCAACGACTACCACAAAGGCGCCGGTCCCCCCTCCGCCCACGACCACCAAGGCTGCCCCATGGTCCCCTCCGCCTTGGGTGTGGCCCACTGCCTGGATCCCCGGAGCCAACGGCTTCGGAGCAGCTGGTTACAAGCGAGCAATGAATGCCGGTCAATGA